Proteins encoded in a region of the Manis javanica isolate MJ-LG chromosome 15, MJ_LKY, whole genome shotgun sequence genome:
- the CMC1 gene encoding COX assembly mitochondrial protein homolog isoform X3: MNTDFTKCCKDSGILMVVKCRKENSALKECLTAYYNDPDFYEECKMEYLKEREEFRKTGIPSKKRLQKLPTSM, translated from the exons ATGAACACAG atTTTACCAAGTGTTGCAAGGACTCTGGAATCCTTATGGTAGTAAAATGCCGGAAAGAAAATTCTGCATTGAAAGAATGTTTAACTGCTTA CTATAATGACCCAGACTTTTATGAAGAGTGCAAAATGGAATAcctgaaggaaagggaagaattcAGAAAAACTGGAATTCCTAGCAAGAAAAGGCTGCAGAAGCTTCCCACAAGCATGTAG